In Candidatus Desulfofervidus auxilii, one genomic interval encodes:
- the rpmG gene encoding 50S ribosomal protein L33 has product MRVIISLACTQCKRRNYTTVKNKKNTPERLELKKYCPFCRRHIAHKEVRK; this is encoded by the coding sequence ATGCGTGTTATAATAAGTTTAGCCTGTACTCAGTGTAAACGGAGGAATTATACAACCGTTAAAAACAAGAAGAATACACCAGAGCGTTTAGAGTTGAAAAAATATTGTCCATTTTGTAGGAGACATATAGCTCATAAGGAAGTGAGAAAATAA
- the tuf gene encoding elongation factor Tu, with the protein MGKQKFERKKPHINIGTIGHIDHGKTTLTAAITQILEKQKLAKYIPFEEIDKAPEEKERGITIAIAHVEYETDKRHYAHIDCPGHADYIKNTITGAAQMDGSILVVAADDGPMPQTREHILLSRQVGVPSIVVFINKVDMVEDEELIELVELEVRELLSKYEFPGDEVPVIKGSALKALECGCGKRECKWCGPIWQLLDAIDEYIPQPVRPLDKPFLMPIEDVFSISGRGTVVTGRVERGIIKPGQEVEIVGLGPTRKTVATSIEMFRKILDEGRAGDNIGVLLRGIGKDEVERGMVLAVPGSITPHTRFKAEVYVLTKEEGGRHTPFFPGYRPQFYFRTTDVTGVVSLPEGVEMVMPGDNVNLEVSLLEPIAMEEGLRFAIREGGRTVGAGVVTKILE; encoded by the coding sequence ATGGGGAAACAGAAGTTTGAGAGGAAGAAGCCACATATAAACATAGGCACTATTGGTCATATAGACCATGGTAAGACTACTTTGACAGCAGCAATAACTCAGATATTGGAAAAGCAGAAGTTAGCCAAATATATTCCCTTTGAAGAAATAGACAAGGCACCTGAAGAGAAGGAGAGGGGGATTACTATAGCCATTGCCCATGTAGAATATGAGACAGATAAGAGGCACTATGCTCATATAGATTGTCCTGGGCATGCAGATTATATTAAGAACACTATTACTGGTGCAGCCCAGATGGATGGTTCTATATTGGTAGTAGCTGCGGATGATGGTCCCATGCCTCAGACCAGGGAGCACATATTGCTTTCCCGGCAAGTAGGAGTGCCATCCATAGTAGTATTTATAAACAAAGTAGACATGGTAGAAGATGAAGAATTAATTGAATTAGTGGAATTAGAAGTAAGGGAGCTTTTGAGCAAATATGAATTTCCTGGTGATGAGGTGCCAGTGATAAAAGGAAGTGCCTTAAAGGCCTTGGAATGTGGATGTGGGAAGAGGGAATGTAAGTGGTGTGGTCCGATATGGCAATTATTAGATGCCATAGATGAATACATACCGCAGCCAGTGAGGCCATTAGACAAGCCATTTTTGATGCCCATAGAGGATGTATTTAGCATTAGTGGAAGAGGGACGGTAGTGACAGGTAGAGTAGAGAGGGGTATTATCAAACCAGGACAAGAAGTAGAGATAGTGGGATTAGGGCCTACACGGAAGACAGTAGCCACCAGTATAGAGATGTTCAGGAAGATATTGGATGAAGGTAGGGCAGGTGATAATATAGGAGTATTGTTAAGAGGGATAGGGAAGGATGAGGTAGAGAGGGGTATGGTATTAGCGGTTCCTGGCAGTATTACTCCTCACACTAGATTTAAGGCTGAGGTATATGTATTGACCAAAGAAGAAGGTGGGAGGCACACACCATTTTTTCCAGGATACAGGCCGCAGTTTTATTTTAGGACTACTGATGTGACGGGGGTAGTGAGTTTACCTGAGGGAGTAGAGATGGTGATGCCTGGAGACAATGTGAATTTAGAAGTGAGTTTATTAGAGCCTATTGCCATGGAAGAGGGATTACGATTTGCCATTAGAGAAGGTGGGCGGACAGTTGGAGCTGGAGTGGTAACTAAAATATTGGAGTAA
- the secE gene encoding preprotein translocase subunit SecE — MPKKKRETKKETIKVPGEVLKTFKGSSLNWWGQTRQFLRETKVELKKVTWPSKKELIGSTVVVIIFVLLIAAYFGIIDLIYTTIIGKFLG; from the coding sequence ATGCCAAAGAAAAAGAGAGAGACAAAAAAGGAAACAATAAAGGTGCCAGGAGAGGTTTTAAAGACATTTAAGGGTTCTAGCCTGAATTGGTGGGGGCAGACAAGGCAGTTTCTGCGTGAGACAAAGGTTGAGTTGAAGAAGGTTACTTGGCCAAGTAAAAAAGAATTGATAGGTTCTACGGTAGTGGTTATTATTTTTGTGTTGCTTATAGCAGCTTATTTTGGGATAATTGATTTAATTTATACTACTATAATAGGAAAGTTTCTGGGTTAA